Within Cololabis saira isolate AMF1-May2022 chromosome 14, fColSai1.1, whole genome shotgun sequence, the genomic segment cattttgatgctaatgaAAGTAGCCACGAGGCTGAGTTGTGAACTAACAGCGAGTGAGATAAATCCTGCCAGTAAATGGACTCGGAGACCGGCGTCAGCGTCGCCTGCAGGAGAGACGGACACAAGCTACTCAGTCACTGCAGGAGCCGCTCATTCATTACGTGCTCTGCTGCGCCTGACTACCCTCCCTCTCTCACAGATCAATGCCTAATGAAAAGCTTTTCAAGACTATTTAGGAGACAATAAGTTAAAAAGGTtccagaaaaaaacatgtttgcttGTACGGGAAACGCAACACCCGGAGACTGCAGGGTGAACGCAAGTGCTTGGAACATAATGAAATCATTTTGCATCTGCAAGCAGAGTAATTGCATTTTTTTAGAGTTAGAAACGTGTTACAGGCGCAGGAGCATCAAGGAACGAGAAACCAGAAACTATAATCTGACAGTGAGGCAAGAGTAGAATATATCTGGCTTCATATAGCAGTTATAGCAAACCTCATGCAGACTGGAGCCAGTGAGACTGAAACTAAACATTTATGGCAACACATGGTTGCAAATCAGGCTAAATTAAAAGTAGAAGACGAGTCGGGGAAGTCTGCTCTGGTTTAAGTGCAGTTCAGTGTAAACCATCTCCAGTGCAGAATCACTCTGGCAATCTAACATTTAAATGGATTCAGCGTTTGAGTATACTTATCAAGATTGTGGAGGAGTGCAGAAAGTGAAAGGACTGagagataaaaatcaacaaaaaaaaactctttccaCCCCCGCAGTGTCTTTTCTGAAGCTTTGCACTCTGAGAGCTTTTCCCGAAGAAGAAGTTGGAGGAAAAAAACGGCGAGTCCTGTCTCTGCCGGTGTCTGCTTCCCCCCCCGACAGGTTGCTGTGCAGCGTTCTGGCTTTGATTAAGACCGCTAGCTTATTGACACTGGAGcatcagagagagagagcaggctGATGGAGAGAGGGAGGTGTCCCTGAGCCATGACCTTATTCTACATGTTGAAGTTAATGGAAAGGAACAAGCGCTGCCACCGCAGCTTCTCTCCGCTCTGTGTTCATCCCAACACGCATGTGCTCCCACGCTGGCCTTTGCCCTCGTAAACGTGACTCTCAGAAAGTCTCTcttcctacggaagagtataagggccaggcaggagaaaaataaaaataatattttagaggaggaagattttttttcattatgcacttcaagaaaaaagtcgaaatgtcgagaaaaaagtcaaaatgtcgagattaatgttgaagtacaatttcgagaaaaaagtcgaaatgtcgagaaaaaagttgaaatgtcgagaataatgttgaagtacaatttcgagaaaaaagtggagattaattttttttattgtgcacttcgagaaaaaagtccaaatgtcgagaaaaaagtaaaaatgtcgagattaatgatgaaatacaattttgagaaaaaagttgaaatgtcgagaataatgttgaagtacaatttcgagaaaaaagtcgagatgaatgttgaaatgttgagaaaaaaggcgaaatttcaactttattcacgaaatttcgactttattcttgaaattgtacttcaacattattctcgacatttcgacttttttcttgaaattgtatttcaacattaatctcaacatttttacttttttctcgacatttttacttttttctcgaagtgcacaataaaaaaaaattcttcccctctcaaatattttttctcctgcctggccctgatactcttccgtactcttCCTGCTAAGTATGCTGCAATCGAGGGGTGTTTGCTGTTCCTGAAGCTGCGTTCTAAATGTTCCCGGTGTTGTAGGAAGTGAGTGTGACTCATTGTGTATCTTTTTCTGCAAACTGTAGGTGGTGATCGCAGGCAAGAGCGGCCGAGGGTACCACTACATCCTGGCCAACCTGGTGAGACCAAAGCAACAACTCAACACAGCGCAGTCACAAAGAAAACACCCTCCGTGCTCGGTGTGATGCAATTCAGCAAAAAGAGCAGCAACACCCTCAGTACAGTAGTTAGACTCCGGCTCCACCAAGCCGAGCCGTGATGGATGCGCTAAAGCGACTGTTAAgcgcttctttctttctggctgttAATGACCTGTTTCCTCACTCCCATTAAGCCGTGCTCTTTGCTCTCAGGGTTTTTCCAACATGAGCCTGGACAGGGTTATTTCTGGTGGGGCCAACATCACAGGCTTCCAGATCATCAACCCAGACAGCACCATCGTCCAGCAGTTCCTTCAGCGCTGGGAGCGCTTGGATGAAAGAGAATTTCCAGAAGCCAAAAACACTCCACTGAAGGTCAGTGAGGCATAGCAGCATTTCTTTCAGCTTAAAAGAgtctttgcccccccccccccccccctaaaccACTCTCCTCCCAAAGTTTTAAAGTTTTAACGCTGCTGAAGCCGGATAACATTCTGCATACTACTCAGATACTGTTTCTTTGTACAGCTCTGCGACGTGCAGATGCTGCGTTCACAGTGCGCCGTTGTGTTGTGTCAACATGACATCACCCGTCCTTCATCGCCGTGTCTTCTTCCCTTTGTCTCAGTACACGTCGGCACTTACTCACGATGCCATCCTCGTGATTGCGGAGGCCTTCCGGTATCTTCGACGCCAGCGAGTTGACGTTTCGCGCCGGGGGAGTGCGGGTGACTGCCTGGCCAATCCCGCCGTGCCCTGGAGCCAAGGCATTGACATAGAGAGAGCCCTCAAAATGGTTAGACTGGTCTTCTTCCATATCTGATTTAATCTGTTGCTACATTTCTGCACCCTGCACACTTACTGTCTTTCTGTACAGAAAATAAGAGTGTaaagaatttcaaaataaagctgcaGATTAGTATTTTCTGTTGCTTTAAAAATTATCTGCCATATCCACTATTTTCAAAATCAGAGCTTTCCAGTTGACAGAAAGGGCAAAAACACATAGCTGctagtcatatatatatatatatatatatatatatatatatatatatatatatatatgtatgtatgtatgtatgtatgtatgtatgtatgtatgtatgtatgtatgtatgtatgtatgtatgtatgtatgtatgtatgtacgcaTGTACGTGtgaatgtatatgtgtgtatatatggatgtgtatatatatattatataatatatatatatatatatatatatatataggttatatgtgtatgtatgtgtttatatatgtatatgtatgtgtatatgtatatatatgtgtatatatatgtgtatatatgtatatatatatgtatatataattgtattttatatataattgtattatatactATATGACAACGTAAGGGGGGGCTGAACTTGATAAGCTTTgcttccttcagctccttctcGAACTTGCACTTCATCGTAatgtgcatttttttaaatattattatatatatcgtttgttttttatgcttgtgcatgtttgagacaaatcaaaatcatatcaaatataaataacaatgTGCATGAGCAATTTAGAAGATTTAGAGGCATGTGAGGATTATTTTCTCTTGCTGTCCGCGTGGAGCGGGTGTAATCAGTCTTGTGTTGGTACATGGCAGGTCCAAGTACAAGGTATGACAGGAAACATCCAGTTTGACACATTTGGGAGACGATCTAATTACACCATCGACGTGCACGAGATGAAGTCCACGGGCCCCAGGAAGGTGAGTGAACACGCAGCctcgaaaaaaaaacattgatcttaatttaattaatgttGTTGTTAAAAAATCCTTTGCAGGAGCTGCATATGATACAAACATGATATAAATAGCAGCCCAGTGCGCTCTGGGTAATTCTGAGCGACGACAGGCAGATATGTGCTGAGGGTTTTGCTTCCTCCTCACATGTTGGCGGGCCGGGGGCTGCCAGTCGCCCAGTCTTGCAAATCCAGCTCAGATCATGCGATTCCCTCAGATTTCCAGCTGGGAGTTATccgccagaaccagaaccagaactagaacatcTACCAAACCTTTGTGCACCACGATGtggatggtttaaaaaaaaaaaaaaaaaaacgcactttagagctgatttttattttcttattctaCATTTAGAAGCATTTGGGgctaaaataatgaaaatattaaAAGTAACAGCCTTCAGTTATGTTCTCAAATGCTCTTTAAAGAAGCGTCTTTAAACCATCAGTAAAGCTCAACGACAGCGATGCTGTTGAGAGATTAGCAGCGTGAGATGCTGCACATGGGAGTATTTGCAACTAAAGTGTTAAAGTGCAGCTGAGAGTAAATGTTATTTCACTCCAGCAGCTATTGGCGCTCTCGAGTGTCCTTCCTTTTCTTGTGTGGACTTATGCCAATAAAAGCATATATTCTTAGTTGAGGAGCCAGTAGAAAATGTAGAAATGTTCATTTGCACTTTAAAGCATCTCCAAGCTCTCTCTGTGCTCTCGTGCTTCAGTGTTAACGGTGGTGTTCGTAggtattaaataaatgaataaatgaaccaCTGAACCCACAAACACTTGCTTCCACGTGACGCCCGCGATGCCGGCGCTACAGTAGCTCCACGACCCTGGAGTCCTCACGAGCGCTGACACCAAAAGGAAGTGCCCCCATAATGTCCACATAGCTCAGCTTACGAGGCATCATACTTCAGCGGCACACGTGTCCGGTCTCAGTGTGAGACGATCTGCAGTGACAACAGAGTGAGTATTGTGTGCTATAGAAACCAGAGACGAGAGATTTCTCCCCGGATGAGAGAAAGAGATAGTCAGAGGAATAAATATAAACGCGTTACTGGAATCCTCTCAGGATCCCACGACACAGGCCAGTTTTTCCTCTTCCCTTGTATTAATAGAGCGgtaaataaatattgaaaagCTAAAATCTCTCCACTTTCTCGATGAGACACATTTAGACTATTAGGTTTTTGTTGGGCTACTAGTATCATCGTTTCATCTTCCAGTGCTTCAAGGGTGCTGCTTTATTGTTATGTAAGGGAACATTTGCCGAGACAGGAATAGATCACTCCTACTCTGGCCCAGGTGAAGTGAGAAGAACCACTACAAGCTAACATCCAGCCAAAGCATCTCCAGCGTCCACCGGCTCACACTTGATGGGAGACTCTCTGCTTCTTGTGATAACTGTCAACCTCTCTGTCGTTTTTCAGATCGGCTACTGGAATGAGTACGAAAAATTTGTTTATATAATGGATCCGCAGGTCACCAACGAGTCCTCTTCTGTGGAAAACCGAACAATTGTGGTCACTACTATTATGGTACACTCTCAAGCAAGTTTTAAATGTTTCACCTTAAGATTTCTGCCACTCAAGGTCAAGGTGTCCATTGTTGTCGATCTGTCCTGGGAGGGTAGaataattttattttcagttgctttccatccactcactACATGTTGAAACAGTCGATTCACAGAGAGTGTTTCAACTGTATCCGTGTGGGTGCCAAAGCATTTTGGTTGTTTTATATCACAGAGGGCTGTTGTAGTAGTGACGTCACAATAACGGCTTTGGTAAAGATAACTAATCAGATAGACATCATCGTATTTACATTCAGTGCATACGTAAGTAACAATATTTCCCTCTCATCAAGTAACCTGTCAGTGACACTGATGACGGAGAGCTACATTAAAAAGGATCTGCAGAAAACCAGGACGAGCAGGTTGAATTATAATAAAAGCTTTCTGTAAACAGACGCAGCCGTAGTTAGACTAGCTGTAGTTTGCAGGTTCAGCATCATCAGCCACTCTTAAATGTAACATAAGGTGCGCCTTATCTTACATTTAAAACCACGGCTTGTCCTTCTTTCTGACTTTGCCTATTATGTCTGCATCTTAGGCAAATTCAGAATGTAAAAGTCCCACATTCTCATTTCAGTGTCTTGAACAGCCATCGCCATCACCACGAGGCTGGAAGTAGCTAGCGTGAGCGCAGGAAACTGGACGGTCATTGCATTATTTTTATGCCaggcatgcttttattttggtaaatACAATTACTATCACAGCCATCTCATTGACTTCACTTTACTTTTTCTACGTTGTGTAACATTAAAAGACCCATTTAATGAAAGACACCTTTCATTTTGTCCTGAACAACGTTGTACATGGCTGCAGAGAGGAGGAGACCAACCTCTTAACCCCTGAATATCAAAGTGTCCGTCATTGAAAGACGACATGTCTCCTATAAAACATGTGGAATTACTATATAAAACCTCTGAAAAAACCTCTGAAAAACATGTACATGCCATATGACAAAGTGAAACACCATTGCTTAAGAACCAAAGGTGACATTTATTCATCTTAAATGGCTAACATGTTTTACATTGTGGAGGATAAACATGCTATTCTCTTTAAATCGAAGTCACAGAGGTCATGCGTATTGATGTAATGACACAATCCAGCCACCGAGGCAGATTAGCGAGTTGTCGGAGTAGAAAGCACGAGGCGCAGCTTGAGGGAGTGTTAAACTTGTTTCATCATCATGCAACCGATCCCCTCAGGTGGGTTGCACATTTTGAGTCAGTTGAGTAAGTGAATTTCCCCCATTTGTGGCGACTTTAAATCTCTCTGCTGTCACTGATGTTTACTTCATGAACTGGAAAAGTGCTCCATTCAACTTCCCCTGCTCCCCGCGCCGCGATGATGCAAAGGCcatgcaacccccccccccccgccgcctATCACCCATTTCCACAGATTTAGAGTTTGGACAACGATAGCATGAGGGAGCCTGCATGACCCTTTACATGTGTCAGATCCTCCTCCAGCTCGTCCCTCAGTCTGTCCAGTATCACAACTAtgtgcatgtattacacctgTTAGTCTTATTAGTGTCACGCATTTgctgctattttttttatttttctgtcctCCCTTTGGCTTCtccctgcatgtgtgcatgCGACAGCACCGGTTAAGGCCTCCTGTGACCCACCAGGTCTGGCCACTGTGGATTTTTCAATTTGTCTTTGTCTATAAACTCAAAATTATGTCTAATTAACAGGAAGCTCCGTATGTGATGTACAAGAAAAACTATATGACATCGGACGGGAATGACAGATATGAAGGCTACTGTGTCGATTTAGCTTCTGAAATTGCAAAGCATGTGGGGATCAAATATAAGCTGTCCGTAGTGCCAGACGGGAAATACGGAGCCAGAGATCCAGAAACCAAGACCTGGAACGGGATGGTGGGTGAACTGGTCTATGGGGTGAGTATCAGCGTGTCTGTGTCGCCCTTAAGCTGCTCATGTTTAGGATTTCCTGCTACTTCAACGTGAAGAGAAGATGTAGAAAGCTCAAATTAAACATGATAAtcaacagaaagtaaaacagaaggaaaaatCAGAGTAACTcacaaataatacaaataattatGATCATTCTGCCATCaaatttgaatgaatgaatgaatgaatgaatgaatgaatgaatgaatgaatgaatgaatgaattgtttatttcggttacattacattatttgcaattcaaactgtgtgtgtgtgtgtgtgtaaatgacaaaacacttacatacaagtttacactcatcagtttcacacaaaaaataataataaactctgtaaccgaaaaaggaataggctgaagccaaagcttatatttgcctaccctgtactttccaacagaaaacccagattatctgcaatatgaaaagaaacaaaagagaaatttccctttaaattgttctgcctaccaaattatactccaatcatttagcattgtaatccttcattattttacttttcaatatttttttaaaattcaacagagatttacacagtttcacttcatcactaagttgattctataatttgactcccaaaaatgaaacacatctatatttaacattagtcctcacacgacatctttcaaagacccacagccttcttaaattataatttgtttctcttaatttaaagaaatgctgaaaacaagcaggaaggctattattcttaactcgaaacaaaatttctaatgtttttgaatatacaatatctatgaattttaatatgcatgactctacaaataatttattagtagtgtcacgataagaaactttatttattattcttacagctcttttctggagtttaactatagggtctatataagttctatacgtattcccccaaacctccacacaatatGACATGTATGGCATAATAAGAGAGAAATACAGTATGTGCAGACATTTTTTATCCAACAGATCCCTTGTTTTGTAAATTATACCAATAGATTTAGACAATTTCTGCTTAATATAATCTATATGTGGCTTCCAACAAAGTTTATGATCTATAATTACTCCCAAAAATTTAGTTTCATATACTCTTTCAATTTCAACTCCACTTAGATTCAATTTAATTTCACAATTTAAgacattgaacatttttttgtgtttttgtgtgtctgtgaaCTCTAACAAGACGATATGCATCTTTTTATGACACTACAGCTGCTGAATATGTCATTTTAGAAATCTCACTAATTGGTAGATTGATTTGAAAGATCTGATATTTTGATCTCTTGTTTGTTGTGTTTGCAATCAAAACCACACGTCTACCGCTTGAGCTTTGTCAGGATAAAAAAAGAGCACCCTGTGTTGTGGCTAAAACGGCCACGACGAGGCCTCTGTGTGAGTCATCACAGCCGGTTTATCGCCGGCTTACTTATAAATGGGCAAGAATGAACGTTGCTCAGCTACTTTTGACTAAAAGCCTTCCTCATTTTATGTaagtctctgcaaacactcgcCGCGGCCGTCTCTTGAACGCCTGTGAGGCTTTGCAGAGGGtcttttggaggtgaatttAACGTGCTGATTCACATTTCATGAACCGCTTGCATAAGCGCCTCCACTTCTGTCTTCAAACCCTCTGCTCGATTCACGAGGGAGATTGGGAATGAGACAAAGACTTTAATCAAATACGAATGCTGAGTGACTCATTTCCAAATGCCAGATTTCCCCTCAAAGGCTCTATCACAGATTTAGTTTTATTCAGAATATGCTAAAATGCTGCATTTCAGCACGTCCGTGAAGCTGAGCGTGTTTGGTTGTGGGTTTATCAATATCAACCTTGTTAGTTTAATATTTAACACTTTGCTTGGCTGTTTGTGGTTTCTGCTGTCGGACTAACTCCTCATGTACCTCTTCCCATCTTCACAGAGAGCTGACATAGCTGTGGCTCCACTAACCATAACACTGGTACGGGAAGAGGTGATAGACTTCTCTAAACCCTTCATGAGCTTGGGCATCTCCATTATGATAAAGAAGCCCCAAAAGTCCAAGCCGGGGGTGTTTTCCTTCCTGGACCCGCTGGCCTATGAGATCTGGATGTGTATAGTCTTTGCCTATATCGGCGTCAGCGTGGTGCTCTTCCTGGTGAGCCGCTTCAGCCCTTATGAGTGGCATCTGGACGAGAATGATGAGGCCAAAGAtcctcagagcccccctgacCCTCCAAACGACTTCGGGATTTTTAATAGCCTGTGGTTCTCCTTGGGTGCCTTCATGCAGCAAGGGTGCGATATCTCACCAAGGTTGGTCGTTCCGTTCGTTCTCCACCACCTCCCAGATGTCCTTGTCATCGCTCAGCATTTTATAGTCCCATACATGCATTTCCATCCTGCAATGGTGCATATAGGTTATTTTGAGCTTTGCCATTACTGCTCTCCACCCAACCTCATGCTCCATTTCACTGCACTTTCTTTCCAT encodes:
- the gria3a gene encoding glutamate receptor 3a isoform X4, whose translation is MWHRTVARILALLVFCGSSLAGFPNQINIGGLFMRSTVQEHSAFRFAVQLYNTNQNVTEKPFHLNYNVDNLESSNSFSVTHAFCSQFSRGVYAIFGFYDRKSMNTLTSFCGALHTSFITPSFPIDNDVQFVIQMRPSLKGAVLSLLDHYKWEKFVYLYDTDRGFAILQAIMESAVAKNWQVTARSVGNIVDPTEYRRIIEEMDRRQEKRFLVDCEVNRINVILEQVVIAGKSGRGYHYILANLGFSNMSLDRVISGGANITGFQIINPDSTIVQQFLQRWERLDEREFPEAKNTPLKYTSALTHDAILVIAEAFRYLRRQRVDVSRRGSAGDCLANPAVPWSQGIDIERALKMVQVQGMTGNIQFDTFGRRSNYTIDVHEMKSTGPRKIGYWNEYEKFVYIMDPQVTNESSSVENRTIVVTTIMEAPYVMYKKNYMTSDGNDRYEGYCVDLASEIAKHVGIKYKLSVVPDGKYGARDPETKTWNGMVGELVYGRADIAVAPLTITLVREEVIDFSKPFMSLGISIMIKKPQKSKPGVFSFLDPLAYEIWMCIVFAYIGVSVVLFLVSRFSPYEWHLDENDEAKDPQSPPDPPNDFGIFNSLWFSLGAFMQQGCDISPRSLSGRIVGGVWWFFTLIIISSYTANLAAFLTVERMVSPIESAEDLAKQTEIAYGTLDSGSTKEFFRRSKIAVYEKMWSYMKSAEPSVFVKTTPDGVSRVRKSKGKFAFLLESTMNEYIEQRKPCDTMKVGGNLDSKGYGVATPKGSALGTRQVH